From a region of the Mercurialis annua linkage group LG1-X, ddMerAnnu1.2, whole genome shotgun sequence genome:
- the LOC126664468 gene encoding uncharacterized protein LOC126664468: MSSSNQPHEEEDDEQGEVFLDDDDIIGEVTVDEEELPEAAADDEDDNDIDVEDSDDSLHIFTGHTDELYAVACSPTDPQLVATGGKDEKGFLWKIGQGDWATELPGHKDSVASLAFSTDGQLLASGGLEGVVRIWDASSGQLKKVFHGPGDGIEWVKWHPRGHFLLAGSEDSIAWMWNADRDDPPSMFSGHGSSVTCGDFTPDGKTICTGSDDASLRIWNPRNTETVHVVKGHSYHKGGLTCLAMRDVSETTLAITGSQDGSVHIVNINLGRVVTSLVSHTDSVECVGFSQSSTWAASGSLDHRLIIWDVQHSLARSTCDHQDGVTCLTWLGASKYIATGCVDGKIRIWDSLSGDCARTFSGHADPIQSLALSASMDYLVSASIDGTARVFEIAEFR, from the exons ATGAGTAGTTCAAATCAACCTCACGAAGAAGAAGATGACGAACAAGGCGAGGTGTTTCTGGACGATGATGATATAATTGGCGAAGTTACGGTTGATGAAGAAG AACTTCCAGAAGCCGCCGCCGATGACGAAGACGACAACGACATCGACGTCGAAGACTCTG ATGACTCTCTGCACATATTCACTGGTCATACAG ATGAACTGTATGCAGTTGCCTGTAGTCCAACAGATCCCCAGTTAGTGGCCACAGGAGGTAAGGATGAAAAAGGTTTTCTTTGGAAGATTGGTCAAGGAGATTGGGCTACCGAGCTTCCAG GCCATAAGGATTCAGTAGCTAGTTTAGCTTTTAGTACTGATGGACAGTTATTGGCTTCTGGTGGGTTGGAAGGAGTTGTTCGAATTTGGGATGCTTCATCAGGGCAGTTGAAAAAAGTATTTCATGGTCCTGGAGACGGAATTGAG TGGGTCAAATGGCATCCAAGAGGGCATTTTCTCTTGGCCGGTTCGGAGGACTCCATTGCATGGATGTGGAATGCTGATAGAGATGATCCACCTAGTATGTTTTCTGGACATGGAAGCAGTGTAACATGTGGTGATTTTACCCCTGATG GGAAAACTATTTGCACCGGTTCTGATGATGCAAGCTTGAGGATATGGAATCCAAGGAATACAGAAACTGTTCATGTTGTCAAAG GTCATTCATATCATAAGGGAGGACTGACATGCTTGGCAATGAGAGATGTCTCAGAGACTACTCTTGCCATTACTGGTTCACAGGACGGTTCCGTCCACATTGTTAATATAAATCTTGGAagg GTCGTTACCTCTCTGGTATCTCACACTGATTCAGTTGAATGTGTTGGATTTTCACAAAG CTCTACATGGGCTGCATCAGGAAGCTTGGATCATAGGCTTATCATCTGGGATGTGCAGCATTCATTGGCTCGCTCCACATGCGACCATCAG GATGGTGTTACATGTTTGACATGGCTTGGAGCATCTAAATATATAGCTACAGGATGTGTGGATGGGAAAATAAGAATATGGGATAGTCTGTCTGGAGATTGCGCGAGAACTTTCAGTGGCCATGCTGATCCCATTCAGTCTCTCGCCTTATCTGCTAGTATGGACTACCTCGTTTCTGCTTCAATAGACGGAACTGCAagggtgtttgaaattgcagAGTTCCGGTGA
- the LOC126665868 gene encoding transcription termination factor MTERF4, chloroplastic: protein MTLYFLQRSKLLTLFSTKIASLSSLLKTQQNPCPQIAQLDNPFRVLQLGVSFSTQSSKFPEYEMPSVTWGVVQGKREKLVNRVIICDYLKSLGIIPDELENLELPSTVDVMKERVEFLLKLRLTIDDFNEYPLMLGCSVRKNIIPVLGYLEKIGIPRSKLGEFVKSYPQVLHASVVVELMPVVKFLRGLDVEKQDLGYVLQKYPELLGFKLEGTMSTSVGYLVSIGVNPRDIGPMVTQYPYLLGMRVGTIIKPIVDYLISLGLPKNIVARMLEKRTYILGYDLEETVKPNVDCLISFGIRKEALPSVIAQYPQILGLPLKAKLSSQQYFFNLKIRMDPEGFAQVIEKMPQIVSLNQNVIMKPVEFLLGRGIPSEDVAKMIVKCPQLVALRVPLMKNSFYFYKTEMGRPVNELVDFPEYFTYSLESRIKPRYQKLQNKGIHSSLNWFLNCSDQRFEERLQGDYIESENVGPSFYMGGRLELPGYEAVSDEEDESDDDVLYRRTVSL, encoded by the coding sequence ATGACCTTATACTTCCTTCAAAGAAGCAAACTTTTAACACTATTTAGCACAAAGATTGCATCTTTATCTTCTTTACTCAAAACCCAACAAAACCCATGTCCTCAAATTGCTCAATTAGATAACCCTTTTAGGGTTTTACAATTGGGTGTTTCATTTTCAACACAATCCTCTAAGTTCCCTGAGTATGAGATGCCTTCTGTTACTTGGGGTGTTGTTCAGGGAAAGAGAGAAAAGTTGGTTAATCGAGTTATTATATGTGATTACCTTAAGAGTTTAGGTATAATTCCTGATGAATTGGAAAATCTTGAACTTCCTTCGACTGTGGATGTGATGAAAGAGCGCGTCGAGTTCTTGCTGAAGCTGAGATTAACTATTGATGATTTTAATGAGTACCCTTTAATGTTGGGGTGTAGTGTGAGGAAGAATATAATACCTGTTTTGGGTTACTTGGAGAAAATTGGTATTCCTAGGTCTAAACTTGGTGAGTTTGTGAAGAGTTATCCGCAAGTGTTGCACGCCAGTGTTGTTGTTGAACTTATGCCTGTTGTTAAGTTTCTTCGCGGACTTGATGTGGAGAAACAGGATCTTGGATATGTTCTTCAAAAGTATCCTGAGCTTCTTGGCTTTAAGCTTGAAGGGACTATGAGTACTTCCGTGGGTTATCTTGTTAGCATCGGTGTTAATCCTAGAGATATTGGTCCGATGGTCACACAGTATCCGTACTTATTGGGGATGAGAGTAGGAACTATAATTAAACCAATtgttgattatttgatttctcTGGGTTTGCCAAAGAATATAGTAGCTAGGATGCTGGAGAAGCGGACATATATACTTGGGTATGATCTGGAAGAGACTGTTAAGCCGAATGTAGATTGTTTAATTAGTTTCGGAATTAGGAAGGAGGCGCTTCCTTCAGTTATAGCACAGTATCCACAAATTCTCGGATTGCCTTTGAAAGCTAAACTATCTTCGCAGCAGTATTTCTTCAACTTGAAGATCAGGATGGACCCTGAAGGGTTTGCACAAGTTATAGAAAAGATGCCACAAATTGTTAGCCTTAACCAAAATGTGATCATGAAACCCGTCGAGTTCCTTTTGGGTCGCGGAATCCCATCTGAGGATGTGGCAAAGATGATTGTTAAATGTCCGCAGTTAGTTGCGCTGAGAGTTCCACTTATGAAGAATAGCTTTTATTTCTACAAGACTGAAATGGGTAGGCCAGTAAATGAGCTTGTTGATTTCCCGGAATATTTTACTTATAGCCTCGAATCCAGAATCAAACCGAGGTATCAGAAACTACAAAACAAGGGAATCCATAGCTCGTTAAATTGGTTCCTCAACTGTAGCGACCAGAGATTTGAAGAGAGATTGCAGGGTGATTATATCGAGTCGGAAAATGTAGGTCCATCATTTTATATGGGTGGGAGATTAGAACTACCAGGGTATGAGGCCGTGTCGGATGAGGAAGATGAGAGCGATGATGACGTACTATACAGACGCACTGTTTCTCTTTGA
- the LOC126664802 gene encoding ATP synthase subunit delta, chloroplastic, translated as MASSLQHAAFCTQAKIPASSRLSRPTQKPINLSFSATFPSLNLTTTAPSRRSFAAKMSATAAASYASALADLANSNNTLDSTSTDVEKIDQLFTDPQVLSFFLNPTIDAEKKKSVIEEFAKTEKFQPHTANFMNILVESNRIELMKDIVKEFELVYNRITGTELAVVSSVVNLESAQMAQIAKQVQKLTGSKNVRIKTVIDPSLVAGFTIRYGGSGSKLIDMSVKKQLEEITAQLDLSDITLAV; from the coding sequence ATGGCATCCTCACTCCAACACGCAGCGTTTTGTACTCAGGCCAAAATCCCAGCATCGTCCCGTCTTTCAAGACCCACCCAAAAACCCATCAACCTCTCCTTCTCCGCCACTTTCCCTTCCCTCAACCTAACCACAACCGCCCCTAGCCGCCGCTCATTCGCCGCCAAAATGTCAGCAACAGCCGCCGCAAGCTACGCATCAGCATTAGCCGACTTAGCAAACTCAAACAACACACTAGACTCGACCTCAACCGACGTCGAAAAAATCGACCAACTCTTCACAGACCCACAAGTGCTCAGTTTTTTCTTGAACCCAACAATCGACGCAGAGAAGAAGAAATCAGTGATCGAAGAGTTCGCGAAAACGGAGAAATTTCAGCCTCATACGGCTAATTTTATGAACATTTTAGTGGAATCCAATAGAATCGAGTTGATGAAAGACATAGTGAAGGAGTTCGAGTTGGTTTACAATCGGATAACGGGTACAGAGCTGGCCGTGGTGAGCTCCGTGGTGAATTTGGAGTCGGCGCAGATGGCCCAGATTGCGAAACAGGTTCAGAAACTAACAGGGAGTAAGAATGTGAGGATTAAGACGGTGATTGATCCGAGTTTGGTGGCTGGATTTACAATTAGATATGGCGGGAGTGGGTCTAAATTGATTGATATGAGCGTCAAGAAACAGCTGGAGGAGATTACTGCTCAGCTTGATTTGAGTGATATTACACTTGCTGTATGA